The Pseudofrankia inefficax genome window below encodes:
- a CDS encoding SCO6880 family protein: MVAERSYRFGPLERGGILLGLRWPQLGLLVGVMVCVIGALRSPILLAPAWLLVAVALGFVAFVRVEDRNLDQWVPILFGYTMQKVTGETVFRGGVFRLGPDEDQITRTVLPGPLASLVMLSVPVGNGRYVAVVKDTGKQTYTAVLQVQGSQFALLESGDQQARVDAWGELLAGLTSGGGRLARIQWLERTLPDSGDQLQRHWRVRGHHDDSWAAQAYQEVIDAAGPVAQRHETFLSFQLRARDARRAIQRAGGGDRAACAVLLGELRTMEAALARASISTVGWLPPRALAAVIRTTYDPYSVDMIDARGGASTDLAGGLKGLPSGIDPAVAGPVRAVAAWDHYRTDSGFHTTYWINGWPRVPSPAAFLAPLLMETTCRRTVSLVVEPLPGRKAEKAVNRRRMAHLGEQQMRDKIGKVTTQRDATEADEVERREQELVAGFGAFRFHGFVTVSADDLDSLADACGEAETLASRSRLEMVRLVGEQDQGFNVGALPLAVGVS, from the coding sequence ATGGTCGCGGAACGCAGTTATCGGTTCGGCCCGCTGGAACGCGGCGGGATCCTGCTCGGCCTGCGCTGGCCACAGCTCGGCCTGCTGGTCGGGGTGATGGTCTGCGTCATCGGCGCGCTGCGGTCGCCGATATTGCTGGCGCCGGCCTGGCTGCTGGTCGCGGTGGCACTGGGTTTCGTGGCGTTCGTCCGGGTCGAGGACCGTAATCTCGACCAGTGGGTGCCGATTCTGTTCGGCTACACGATGCAGAAGGTGACGGGCGAGACAGTGTTCCGCGGCGGCGTGTTCCGGCTTGGGCCGGACGAGGACCAGATCACGAGGACGGTGCTGCCTGGACCCCTGGCCAGCCTCGTCATGCTGTCGGTGCCGGTCGGGAACGGCCGCTACGTGGCCGTCGTGAAGGACACCGGCAAGCAGACCTACACCGCGGTCCTGCAGGTGCAGGGCAGCCAGTTCGCCCTGTTGGAGTCCGGCGACCAGCAGGCCCGGGTGGATGCCTGGGGCGAGCTGCTCGCCGGCCTGACCTCCGGCGGCGGGCGACTGGCCCGGATCCAGTGGCTGGAGCGGACGCTGCCCGACTCGGGCGACCAGTTGCAGCGGCACTGGCGGGTCCGCGGGCACCACGACGACTCGTGGGCGGCGCAGGCCTACCAGGAAGTGATCGACGCGGCCGGGCCGGTGGCGCAGCGGCACGAGACCTTCCTGTCGTTCCAGCTGCGGGCCAGGGACGCCAGAAGGGCGATCCAACGGGCCGGTGGCGGGGACAGGGCCGCCTGCGCGGTGCTGCTCGGTGAGCTGCGCACGATGGAGGCCGCGCTCGCCAGGGCGTCCATCAGCACGGTGGGCTGGCTGCCGCCGCGAGCTCTCGCGGCCGTCATCCGCACCACCTATGACCCGTACTCGGTCGACATGATCGATGCCCGCGGTGGCGCGTCCACCGACCTGGCCGGCGGTCTGAAGGGCCTGCCGTCCGGGATCGACCCGGCCGTCGCCGGCCCGGTCCGCGCGGTCGCGGCCTGGGACCACTACCGCACCGACTCGGGCTTCCACACCACCTACTGGATCAACGGCTGGCCGCGGGTGCCGTCCCCGGCCGCCTTCCTCGCCCCGCTGCTGATGGAGACGACCTGCCGGCGCACGGTCTCGCTGGTGGTCGAGCCGCTGCCGGGCCGCAAGGCCGAGAAGGCGGTCAACCGCCGCCGGATGGCACACCTCGGCGAACAGCAGATGCGAGACAAGATCGGCAAGGTGACGACGCAGCGCGACGCCACCGAGGCGGACGAGGTGGAGCGGCGCGAGCAGGAGCTGGTCGCCGGCTTCGGCGCGTTCCGGTTCCACGGCTTCGTGACGGTCTCCGCGGACGACCTGGACAGTCTCGCGGACGCCTGCGGCGAGGCCGAGACGCTGGCCTCGCGCAGCCGTCTGGAGATGGTGCGCCTGGTGGGCGAGCAGGACCAGGGCTTCAACGTCGGTGCCCTCCCGCTCGCCGTGGGCGTCTCATGA
- a CDS encoding nuclease-related domain-containing protein, with the protein MAEYRRRRALYVAERDDRRVRAAIIAGSAAVGAALVVVLIGISLHGAAAVLVRSGVAAALLVLVVAAVRFFRIPPEIEAWRRDAGAERRTARALDRLNRAGYTVLHDRSTADSAGNIDHLIIGASGVWVIETDAHRGPVRSSGGGVWAGKAPLRARLGLVAWTGEQVSAALLAELPEGWQLQAQTVLAFARADVPGGLALVDGVLLLPAAGVAEYVLSAGVVLRPLDVAMLVDVAQRALPAYEVAGPPPTWSALSKLRGLRRREQL; encoded by the coding sequence ATGGCGGAGTACCGGCGGCGCCGGGCGCTGTACGTCGCCGAACGCGACGACAGGCGGGTCAGGGCCGCGATCATCGCCGGTTCGGCCGCCGTCGGCGCCGCGCTCGTCGTCGTGCTGATCGGGATCTCGCTGCACGGGGCCGCGGCGGTGCTGGTGCGCTCAGGAGTCGCCGCGGCGCTGCTCGTTCTCGTGGTGGCGGCCGTCCGGTTCTTCCGGATTCCGCCTGAGATCGAGGCGTGGCGGCGGGATGCGGGCGCCGAGCGGCGTACCGCCCGAGCCCTCGACCGCCTGAACCGGGCCGGTTACACCGTCCTGCACGACCGGTCCACCGCCGACTCGGCCGGCAACATCGACCACCTGATCATCGGGGCGTCCGGGGTCTGGGTGATCGAGACCGACGCGCACCGTGGCCCGGTCCGTTCGAGTGGTGGCGGGGTGTGGGCCGGCAAGGCGCCGTTGCGCGCCCGGCTCGGCCTGGTCGCCTGGACGGGTGAGCAGGTGAGCGCCGCGCTGCTCGCCGAGCTGCCCGAGGGCTGGCAGTTGCAGGCACAGACGGTGCTCGCGTTCGCTCGGGCCGACGTGCCCGGCGGCCTCGCCCTCGTCGACGGCGTGCTGCTGCTGCCGGCCGCCGGCGTCGCCGAGTACGTGCTGTCCGCCGGGGTGGTCCTGCGCCCGCTGGACGTCGCGATGCTGGTCGACGTCGCCCAGCGGGCGCTGCCCGCCTACGAGGTCGCCGGTCCGCCGCCCACCTGGTCCGCGCTGTCCAAGCTGCGGGGCCTGCGCCGCCGCGAGCAGCTCTGA
- a CDS encoding DNA cytosine methyltransferase: MRSGHGALRAIGATKDSELVSSESKPTLIDLFCGAGGMTLGFMQAGFQPILSIDHDLPSIETHRANFPGMSICTDIRDFVDFPSADVVVGGPPCQGFSRLGKQARKERLENFLWKDYMRCVASSKPSVFVIENVPEFLKDPAFLGVSEESEKLGYKLTVSVLNAADFGVPQRRQRTIMIGSRIGPPSLPRATHQKPGDQMNLFTELPTWRTVRDAIGDLPLEPTNENLHNSRNVSKLSLERYRHVPPGGNRKDLPEDLQPDCWRYKDPRGGGSTDLMGRLEWDAPSLTIRTQFLKPEKGRYLHPAADRSITVREGARLQTFPDDFKFTGSVFQTVKQIGNAVPVELARQVALEVFQHMASNCYEWGNHPLEQVG; the protein is encoded by the coding sequence ATGCGCTCCGGACACGGGGCACTCCGAGCGATCGGCGCGACAAAAGATTCCGAACTGGTCAGCTCGGAATCAAAGCCGACGCTGATCGATCTCTTCTGTGGCGCCGGAGGGATGACGTTGGGATTCATGCAGGCAGGATTCCAGCCGATTCTGTCCATCGACCATGACCTTCCATCTATCGAGACGCATCGCGCAAACTTCCCTGGAATGTCGATCTGCACGGACATTCGCGACTTTGTTGATTTTCCTTCCGCAGATGTTGTCGTCGGAGGTCCCCCATGCCAGGGATTCAGTCGTCTGGGTAAGCAGGCCCGGAAGGAACGCCTGGAGAATTTCCTGTGGAAAGACTACATGCGTTGTGTCGCATCCTCGAAACCAAGCGTCTTTGTGATCGAGAATGTCCCCGAGTTCCTCAAAGATCCGGCGTTCCTCGGTGTCTCAGAGGAATCTGAAAAGCTTGGCTACAAGCTTACGGTGTCGGTCTTGAATGCGGCCGATTTCGGCGTTCCTCAGAGGCGGCAGAGGACGATTATGATCGGAAGCAGGATCGGGCCTCCAAGCCTTCCTCGGGCAACGCACCAAAAGCCCGGCGACCAGATGAATCTCTTCACCGAGCTGCCAACATGGAGAACGGTCCGGGATGCTATCGGAGACCTCCCTCTAGAGCCGACCAATGAGAATCTGCATAACTCCCGAAATGTCTCGAAGCTTTCCCTTGAAAGATACCGGCATGTTCCTCCCGGCGGTAACAGGAAGGATCTGCCGGAAGACCTTCAGCCAGATTGCTGGCGGTACAAGGACCCTCGTGGAGGCGGTAGCACCGATCTCATGGGAAGGCTGGAGTGGGACGCTCCCTCGCTGACCATAAGGACCCAGTTTCTAAAGCCTGAGAAGGGACGCTATCTACACCCCGCCGCAGACCGATCCATCACCGTACGGGAGGGAGCGCGCCTGCAGACATTTCCGGACGACTTCAAGTTCACCGGAAGCGTCTTTCAGACGGTAAAGCAAATTGGGAACGCCGTTCCTGTAGAGCTCGCTCGACAAGTCGCCCTCGAGGTTTTCCAGCACATGGCGTCAAATTGCTATGAATGGGGTAACCATCCTCTAGAGCAGGTCGGATAG
- the egtB gene encoding ergothioneine biosynthesis protein EgtB: MAGSAVPAHPGPTTAEPATADEGTDLSGGLAAGGSHPAPVPAGPAGWAEALERSRRRTLTYTDLDDDLLIRQHSPLMSPLVWDLAHIGNYEELWLLRALTGADPLLPGIDDLYDAFRHPRADRPALPLLPPDQARGYIADVRSRVLDAMAALDSRSVDSRPAGWGGQRDDVVTRLLSGGFVYGMVVQHEHQHDETLLATLQLATAARVQPRPARDPVVDEGVALPAGRPVSGEVLVPAGPFTMGTSTDPWAYDNERPAHRVDVPAFWIDRLPVSNRAQLAFLDAGGYDDERLWSPAGWAWRCRERLEAPLFWRRDGAGGWLRRRFGRDEALPLDEPVQHVCWYEAEAHARWAGRRLPTETEWEKACAFDPASGRSRRFPWGDDPPTPRHANLGHRAARPAPLGAYPDGASASGVEQMIGDVWEWTSSGFTAYPGFAAFPYREYSEVFFRGPDGVERADADPDQQFRGYRVLRGGSWAADPSAARATFRNWDHPIRRQIFVGFRLARDAD, translated from the coding sequence ATGGCGGGATCAGCGGTGCCGGCACACCCCGGACCAACGACGGCCGAACCGGCGACGGCCGACGAAGGGACGGACCTCTCGGGCGGCCTTGCCGCCGGCGGGTCGCACCCGGCCCCCGTACCGGCCGGCCCAGCGGGATGGGCCGAGGCCCTCGAACGCAGCCGGCGCCGGACGCTGACGTACACGGATCTCGACGACGACCTGCTGATACGGCAGCACTCCCCCCTGATGTCGCCGCTGGTCTGGGACCTGGCGCACATCGGTAACTACGAGGAGCTCTGGCTGCTTCGGGCGCTGACCGGCGCGGACCCGCTCCTTCCGGGCATCGACGACCTGTACGACGCGTTCCGTCATCCGCGCGCCGACCGGCCGGCCCTCCCGCTGCTGCCCCCGGACCAGGCCCGCGGCTACATCGCCGACGTCCGCTCCCGCGTCCTCGACGCCATGGCGGCACTGGACTCCCGGTCTGTGGACTCCCGGCCCGCCGGCTGGGGCGGCCAACGGGACGACGTGGTCACGCGGCTGCTGTCGGGCGGGTTCGTCTACGGGATGGTCGTCCAGCACGAGCACCAGCACGACGAGACGCTGCTCGCCACGCTGCAGCTCGCCACCGCGGCGCGGGTCCAGCCACGCCCGGCGCGGGATCCTGTGGTCGACGAGGGCGTGGCGCTGCCGGCGGGACGACCGGTGAGCGGCGAGGTCCTCGTGCCCGCCGGGCCGTTCACGATGGGCACCAGCACCGACCCGTGGGCCTACGACAACGAGCGCCCAGCGCATCGCGTCGACGTACCGGCCTTCTGGATCGACCGGCTGCCCGTCTCGAACCGGGCCCAGCTGGCGTTCCTCGACGCCGGCGGCTACGACGACGAACGGCTCTGGTCGCCGGCCGGCTGGGCCTGGCGCTGCCGCGAACGGCTGGAGGCCCCGCTGTTCTGGCGGCGCGACGGCGCGGGCGGCTGGCTGCGCCGCCGGTTCGGCCGCGACGAGGCCCTGCCGCTCGACGAGCCGGTGCAGCATGTCTGCTGGTACGAGGCCGAGGCACACGCCCGTTGGGCCGGCCGGCGACTGCCCACCGAGACCGAGTGGGAGAAGGCCTGCGCGTTCGACCCGGCGTCCGGCCGGTCGCGCCGCTTCCCATGGGGCGACGACCCGCCGACGCCGCGCCACGCGAACCTCGGTCACCGCGCCGCCCGGCCGGCTCCGCTGGGCGCCTACCCGGACGGCGCCAGCGCGAGTGGCGTCGAACAAATGATCGGTGACGTCTGGGAGTGGACGTCGAGCGGCTTCACCGCCTACCCGGGCTTCGCCGCCTTCCCCTACCGGGAGTACAGCGAGGTCTTCTTCCGCGGCCCCGACGGCGTCGAGCGGGCTGACGCCGACCCGGACCAGCAGTTCCGGGGCTACCGGGTCCTGCGCGGCGGCTCCTGGGCCGCGGACCCGAGCGCCGCGCGGGCCACCTTCCGCAACTGGGACCACCCGATCCGCCGCCAGATCTTCGTCGGCTTCCGGCTGGCCAGGGACGCGGACTGA
- the egtC gene encoding ergothioneine biosynthesis protein EgtC produces the protein MCRHLAWLGADRTLADLLLRRPSGLLQQSWAPRQQRHGRVNADGFGVGWYVPALRPQPARYRRAVPMWTDASFASFAEVVASGCVLAAVRDATVGMPIEETSTAPFTHGPLLLSHNGRVSVDVLLALLAGRPDAPPPDSRCDSALLAALVWERALAGLTLADAVAEVVTTVGAKAAAREASRAAGDAGQQPPSRLNVLVTDGRQIVATTWDDTLWYRVSSAGVLVASEPDDDAPMVRVPGGAESVSEGRASAESHPATELHPGNGTDVWVEVPNHRLLVADTRKVTVSNLISQDGYSGFTT, from the coding sequence ATGTGCAGACACCTCGCCTGGCTCGGTGCCGACCGCACCCTCGCCGACCTGCTGCTGCGCCGTCCGTCCGGGCTGCTGCAGCAGTCGTGGGCGCCCAGGCAGCAACGGCACGGCCGGGTCAACGCTGACGGCTTCGGGGTCGGCTGGTACGTGCCGGCCCTGCGCCCGCAGCCCGCGCGCTACCGGCGGGCGGTGCCGATGTGGACCGACGCCTCGTTCGCCTCGTTCGCGGAGGTCGTCGCGTCGGGCTGCGTCCTGGCCGCGGTGCGCGACGCGACCGTGGGCATGCCGATCGAGGAGACCTCGACCGCGCCCTTCACCCATGGGCCGCTGCTGCTCAGCCACAACGGGCGGGTGAGCGTCGACGTCCTGCTCGCCCTGCTGGCCGGTCGGCCCGACGCCCCACCGCCGGACTCCCGGTGTGACTCGGCGCTGCTGGCCGCGCTGGTCTGGGAGCGGGCGCTCGCCGGGCTGACGCTGGCGGACGCGGTGGCCGAGGTGGTGACGACGGTCGGCGCGAAGGCGGCCGCGCGGGAGGCCAGCCGGGCGGCGGGCGACGCGGGCCAGCAGCCGCCCAGCCGGTTGAACGTGCTGGTCACCGACGGGCGGCAGATCGTCGCCACGACCTGGGACGACACCCTCTGGTACCGGGTCTCGTCGGCTGGCGTCCTGGTCGCGAGCGAGCCTGACGACGACGCTCCGATGGTCCGGGTGCCGGGCGGCGCCGAATCCGTCAGCGAAGGACGAGCGAGCGCCGAAAGCCACCCAGCCACTGAACTGCACCCAGGCAACGGAACGGACGTCTGGGTGGAAGTCCCGAACCACCGCCTGCTCGTAGCCGACACACGCAAAGTAACTGTAAGTAATTTGATCTCGCAGGACGGTTACTCTGGGTTCACTACCTGA
- a CDS encoding conjugal transfer protein TraC: MTTQDPAGRAAAGSPGRHLAVNETETWLAGDPVGDDSYDGYDGGDYDEYAADPDGQGGHGVVARQDEPVVDGWPVPAPPAQVPVRPPDYDPGRDAGEYVDDLGGGRGRRAGQAARGSARSGRRAQKSAAAAERAATRRAESSRRRGAQPPQLHGPFHGQTFHKLRLPAHMETTAQIAGIYPFVVDSGLDAPGMFIGRHVWSGNSFVFDVFELYRQQVIENPNFAVFGAVGSRKSSLLKTLMSRGAAFGYQAAVPCDPKGEYTRLARRLGCEPTYIGPGMSTRLNPLDAPPRPRGIHDHDWAREVKRARSSLLASLIETAKGVPLTPPEHTAIDLALDVVSRQITGATTDRWATPLLGQVLDAMTEPTEADCTGLPMTAVELRDASRDATLTLRRLTTGALGGLFDGPTTSPLDFDKPIAVLNLERVQGSDEMIALIMTCAQGWMEAALMRQDGVQRYVVYDECWRLMRFAGLVRRLSAQQKLARQWGCANAIVAHRISDLLSASPDSVEIAKGLLAETSTRILYKQATDQVSATQEALGLTDVAADLLPRLDPGFALWLIGQRAFYVEHVVGDMEIPVVLNGSKMHGEVDDINLTPEDLDPRELDPPGMGPEDFAGGHWEPAILDEADDAEREDAFDVSVYRDDEEPDGTGVRVPPGYQSY; this comes from the coding sequence ATGACCACGCAGGACCCGGCTGGCCGGGCGGCCGCCGGCAGCCCCGGCCGACACCTGGCGGTCAACGAGACCGAGACATGGCTGGCCGGCGACCCGGTCGGCGACGACAGTTACGACGGCTACGACGGCGGCGACTACGACGAGTACGCCGCCGACCCGGACGGTCAGGGCGGTCACGGCGTCGTCGCCCGCCAGGACGAACCGGTGGTCGACGGTTGGCCCGTGCCGGCCCCGCCCGCGCAGGTGCCGGTCCGCCCGCCGGACTACGACCCGGGCCGGGACGCCGGCGAGTACGTCGACGATCTCGGCGGCGGCCGCGGCCGGCGCGCCGGCCAGGCCGCCCGGGGTTCGGCCCGGTCCGGCCGCCGGGCGCAGAAGTCGGCCGCCGCGGCCGAACGGGCCGCGACGCGCCGCGCCGAGTCGTCACGGCGCCGGGGCGCCCAGCCGCCCCAGTTGCACGGCCCGTTCCACGGCCAGACGTTCCACAAGCTGCGCCTGCCCGCGCACATGGAGACGACGGCGCAGATCGCCGGGATCTACCCGTTCGTCGTCGACTCGGGCCTGGACGCACCGGGCATGTTCATCGGCCGGCACGTCTGGTCCGGTAACTCGTTCGTGTTCGACGTTTTCGAGCTCTACCGCCAGCAGGTCATCGAGAACCCGAACTTCGCGGTCTTCGGCGCGGTCGGCTCACGCAAGTCGTCGTTGCTGAAGACGTTGATGTCACGCGGCGCCGCGTTCGGCTACCAGGCCGCGGTCCCGTGCGACCCGAAGGGCGAGTACACCCGGCTGGCCCGGCGGCTCGGCTGCGAGCCGACCTACATCGGACCGGGCATGTCGACCCGGCTGAACCCCCTGGACGCGCCGCCCCGGCCGCGCGGCATCCATGACCACGACTGGGCCCGCGAGGTGAAGCGGGCCCGCTCGTCCCTGCTCGCGTCGCTGATCGAGACGGCCAAGGGCGTGCCGCTCACCCCGCCGGAGCACACCGCGATCGACCTGGCCCTCGACGTCGTCTCCCGGCAGATCACCGGCGCGACGACCGACCGCTGGGCGACGCCGCTGCTCGGCCAGGTCCTCGACGCGATGACCGAGCCGACCGAGGCGGACTGCACCGGCCTGCCGATGACCGCCGTCGAGCTGCGCGACGCCTCCCGGGACGCGACCCTCACGCTGCGCCGGCTCACCACCGGCGCCCTGGGCGGCCTGTTCGACGGGCCGACCACGTCGCCGCTGGACTTCGACAAGCCGATCGCGGTGCTGAACCTGGAGCGGGTCCAGGGCTCGGACGAGATGATCGCGCTGATCATGACCTGCGCGCAGGGCTGGATGGAGGCCGCGCTGATGCGCCAGGACGGCGTCCAGCGCTACGTGGTCTACGACGAGTGCTGGCGACTGATGCGGTTCGCCGGCCTGGTCCGGCGCCTGTCCGCCCAGCAGAAGCTGGCCCGCCAGTGGGGCTGCGCGAACGCGATCGTCGCCCACCGGATCTCCGACCTGCTCTCGGCGTCCCCGGACTCGGTCGAGATCGCCAAGGGCCTGCTGGCCGAGACGTCGACCCGCATCCTCTACAAGCAGGCGACCGACCAGGTGTCGGCCACCCAGGAGGCGCTCGGCCTGACCGACGTCGCCGCCGACCTGCTCCCCCGGCTCGACCCCGGCTTCGCGCTCTGGCTGATCGGCCAGCGGGCCTTCTACGTCGAGCACGTCGTCGGCGACATGGAGATCCCGGTCGTCCTCAACGGCTCGAAGATGCACGGCGAGGTGGACGACATCAACCTCACCCCCGAGGACCTCGACCCGCGTGAGCTGGACCCCCCGGGCATGGGCCCCGAGGACTTCGCCGGCGGCCACTGGGAGCCGGCGATCCTCGATGAGGCCGACGACGCCGAGCGCGAGGACGCCTTCGACGTCTCGGTCTACCGGGACGACGAGGAGCCCGACGGCACCGGAGTCCGCGTCCCGCCGGGTTATCAGAGCTATTGA
- the egtA gene encoding ergothioneine biosynthesis glutamate--cysteine ligase EgtA: protein MPPRPISAPSAAAANTRPTLTPARSLAAPPDVATRPAAPPRAPAGRPTGPRGPRRRSLAGVTVDDVLRFAAGCLPARPGPRSVGVETEWLVVDRAANDAPVPPERTSAALAPLLATLGSNGSAASGEPAGAVPDATGAVLAGGSRLTFEPGGQLELSGAPLPLSAALDAVRADLAQVRAALADAGLALAGLGLDPLRPPTRWLTDDRYASMAGYWAASGHDAGRIMMCSSASVQINLDAGADPLDIVRRWRLAHRLRPVLVAMFAASPARLGRLTGFGSARTRMWESLDPTRTVQVGPTQVAAADLADRWAEYLLSARLMMIAVAPDTGRDAGGSAGPSSATGPGSRTGPGRQQRLVAVRDGTTFGDWLRGAGPTDRPPLYDDLALHATTIFPPVRPRGWLEIRYLDAQPGDGWLVPVAVTTALLDDPVASAGALAACREADKGWRQASAFGLRDDALRRAAVSCVDLALDGLVRLGADESTRAAVARFRDRYPARGRTPPTTWPTGSPRSAPPACSATSSAEERPTGHGDRHCLSSLPKICAHPGPNPAAGV, encoded by the coding sequence ATGCCACCCCGTCCGATCTCGGCACCCTCCGCCGCCGCGGCGAACACCCGCCCGACGCTCACGCCGGCCCGCTCCCTGGCCGCACCCCCCGACGTGGCGACGAGGCCGGCCGCGCCGCCCAGGGCTCCCGCCGGCCGACCGACCGGGCCGCGTGGCCCGCGGCGACGGTCGCTCGCCGGTGTGACCGTGGACGACGTGCTGCGGTTCGCGGCCGGCTGCCTACCGGCCCGGCCGGGGCCGCGGTCCGTCGGCGTCGAGACGGAGTGGCTGGTCGTCGACCGGGCCGCGAACGACGCGCCGGTGCCGCCGGAGCGGACGTCCGCCGCGCTGGCGCCACTGCTCGCCACCCTCGGGTCCAACGGCTCGGCCGCGTCAGGAGAGCCAGCGGGAGCCGTGCCGGACGCCACCGGCGCCGTGCTGGCCGGCGGCAGCAGGCTCACGTTCGAGCCCGGCGGCCAGTTGGAGCTGTCCGGCGCGCCGCTGCCGCTGTCGGCCGCCCTGGACGCCGTGCGGGCGGATCTGGCCCAGGTTCGCGCGGCCCTCGCCGACGCCGGACTGGCCCTGGCCGGGCTCGGGCTCGACCCGTTGCGCCCGCCGACCCGCTGGCTCACCGACGACCGGTATGCCTCGATGGCCGGGTACTGGGCGGCCAGCGGCCATGACGCCGGCCGGATCATGATGTGCTCCAGCGCGTCCGTGCAGATCAACCTCGACGCGGGCGCCGACCCGCTCGACATCGTCCGGCGCTGGCGGCTGGCCCACCGGCTGCGTCCGGTGCTGGTCGCGATGTTCGCCGCGTCGCCGGCTCGCCTGGGCAGGTTGACCGGCTTCGGCTCGGCCCGGACCCGGATGTGGGAGTCGCTGGACCCGACCAGGACGGTCCAGGTCGGCCCGACGCAGGTGGCCGCGGCCGACCTGGCCGACCGGTGGGCGGAGTACCTGCTCTCGGCCCGCCTCATGATGATCGCCGTCGCGCCGGACACCGGCCGGGATGCCGGTGGCTCGGCCGGTCCGAGCTCCGCCACCGGGCCCGGCTCCCGGACCGGTCCGGGCCGTCAGCAGCGGCTGGTGGCCGTGCGGGACGGCACGACGTTCGGTGACTGGCTGCGGGGCGCCGGCCCGACGGACCGGCCGCCGCTCTACGACGACCTGGCGCTGCACGCGACCACGATCTTCCCGCCGGTCCGCCCGCGCGGCTGGCTGGAGATCCGCTACCTGGACGCCCAGCCGGGCGACGGCTGGCTGGTGCCCGTCGCGGTGACCACAGCGCTGCTCGACGACCCGGTCGCCTCCGCCGGCGCGCTGGCCGCCTGCCGCGAGGCCGACAAGGGCTGGCGGCAGGCCAGCGCGTTCGGCCTGCGTGACGACGCCCTGCGCCGGGCCGCGGTCAGCTGCGTCGACCTCGCGCTGGACGGCCTGGTCCGGCTCGGCGCCGACGAGAGCACCCGCGCGGCCGTGGCCCGGTTCCGGGACCGCTACCCGGCCCGCGGCCGTACCCCGCCGACGACCTGGCCGACCGGTTCACCCAGGTCGGCCCCGCCGGCCTGCTCCGCGACCAGTTCCGCTGAGGAGCGGCCGACCGGGCACGGAGATCGACACTGTCTGTCAAGTTTGCCCAAAATCTGTGCACATCCAGGGCCGAATCCGGCGGCCGGTGTTTAG
- a CDS encoding HNH endonuclease, translating to MTDELFPIPEPLVRPVIALPPHLKELIDLLPLNTPVHRRDLEAKYGRSNYARRIRKIISEYGWEIESRRQSEGANDDWYIRRSDGPVRPQRIRREVPRRSRETVYRRDDWICQICRMKTDPERGSLVPQCDHKIPADRGGDSDEENLQTLCTRCNLKKRQACGGCALASCADCPFAYPEKFDDVLILHLDREHLKRIMTTAYARNVTASAVVSDLSDLL from the coding sequence ATGACCGACGAGTTGTTTCCTATCCCGGAGCCATTGGTCAGACCAGTCATCGCACTCCCCCCTCATCTGAAGGAATTGATCGATCTACTCCCATTGAATACGCCGGTACATCGCCGAGATCTCGAAGCGAAGTATGGGCGCTCCAACTATGCTAGACGCATACGAAAGATTATCAGTGAATACGGTTGGGAAATCGAGAGTCGCCGCCAGTCGGAAGGCGCCAATGACGATTGGTACATCCGTCGGTCCGACGGCCCCGTGCGACCGCAGCGTATTAGACGGGAGGTACCAAGACGCAGCCGCGAGACCGTCTACAGACGTGACGACTGGATCTGCCAGATTTGTCGGATGAAAACCGACCCGGAGCGTGGATCTCTCGTTCCGCAGTGCGATCACAAGATTCCGGCGGACCGCGGAGGGGATTCTGATGAAGAAAATCTTCAGACGCTTTGCACGCGTTGCAATCTCAAGAAGAGGCAGGCCTGCGGTGGATGCGCTCTGGCCAGCTGTGCGGATTGTCCATTTGCGTATCCAGAAAAGTTTGATGATGTGCTGATTCTGCACCTCGACAGGGAGCACCTTAAGAGGATTATGACCACGGCATACGCTCGAAATGTCACGGCCAGTGCAGTCGTCAGCGACCTATCCGACCTGCTCTAG
- a CDS encoding very short patch repair endonuclease: MRSNRSRDTKPELALRSAVHRLGLRYRVSARPLPEVRRTGDLVFTRTRVFVFLDGCFWHGCPEHHTVAKTNAAFWAKKVRENRDRDAQTNRLLKDAGWVVIPCGNTKMHKRPQFTSRK; the protein is encoded by the coding sequence ATGCGTTCCAACCGATCTCGGGATACCAAACCCGAATTGGCCCTCCGTTCAGCCGTTCATCGACTTGGCCTTCGCTATCGGGTTAGCGCTCGCCCGCTTCCGGAGGTGCGACGCACAGGTGATCTGGTCTTCACTCGGACACGGGTTTTCGTGTTCCTCGACGGATGCTTCTGGCACGGGTGCCCCGAGCACCATACTGTCGCAAAGACGAATGCCGCCTTCTGGGCCAAGAAAGTCCGAGAGAACCGAGATCGGGATGCCCAGACCAACAGGCTGCTAAAAGATGCGGGATGGGTCGTCATCCCGTGTGGGAACACGAAGATGCACAAACGGCCGCAATTCACGTCGCGGAAGTAG